A single region of the candidate division KSB1 bacterium genome encodes:
- a CDS encoding Gfo/Idh/MocA family oxidoreductase, whose protein sequence is MEKVRVAIIGAGWIAQVAHIPVWKKLENVELVAVCDTVKTRAKAVAERYKIPQFFTRDEDLLKRDDIDAVDICVPTNLHERLSIDSLSAGKHVLVEKPMSRTVEEGERMVRAARQHKRHLMVAMNVRFRYDAANLRSFIDGGELGEVFYTKAGWLRRQKKWSEHAWLFQKKISGGGVLMDLGVQMLDMALWLLGNKKAKSVKAATYSHTAKLEVEDTAVALVHFENGMTLNLETSWTFLREEDLFYTNLLGTRGDAQLNPLRLTKEMHGNLVNLTPSKPETPTNLYKNSYENELRHFVNSLRDGSPMLSSGEESLERMRLIEAMYESAQRGKEVAL, encoded by the coding sequence ATGGAAAAGGTAAGGGTCGCCATCATCGGCGCGGGATGGATCGCCCAGGTGGCGCATATTCCGGTCTGGAAAAAATTAGAGAACGTGGAGCTGGTCGCTGTTTGTGACACGGTTAAAACGCGCGCCAAAGCCGTCGCGGAAAGATACAAAATCCCCCAGTTTTTCACGCGCGACGAAGATTTGCTCAAGCGCGATGACATCGACGCGGTCGACATTTGCGTGCCGACCAATCTGCACGAACGTCTGTCGATTGATTCGCTGTCTGCCGGCAAGCATGTGTTGGTTGAAAAGCCGATGAGCCGCACAGTCGAAGAAGGTGAGAGAATGGTGCGCGCCGCCCGCCAGCACAAGCGCCATTTGATGGTGGCGATGAACGTGCGGTTTCGTTACGATGCCGCCAATCTCAGATCGTTTATCGACGGCGGCGAGCTGGGCGAAGTTTTTTACACGAAAGCCGGCTGGTTGCGCCGTCAAAAAAAATGGTCTGAGCACGCCTGGCTGTTCCAGAAAAAAATTTCCGGCGGCGGTGTGTTGATGGATCTCGGCGTGCAAATGCTCGACATGGCACTCTGGCTGCTTGGCAACAAAAAAGCCAAAAGTGTGAAAGCCGCGACCTACAGCCACACGGCCAAACTGGAAGTCGAGGATACCGCCGTTGCGCTGGTGCATTTTGAAAATGGCATGACGCTCAATCTCGAAACGAGCTGGACTTTTTTGCGCGAAGAAGATCTTTTCTATACGAATCTGCTGGGAACCCGCGGCGATGCGCAGCTCAATCCGTTGCGCCTCACCAAGGAAATGCACGGCAACCTCGTCAATCTCACGCCGAGCAAGCCTGAAACCCCGACGAATCTCTACAAAAATTCCTACGAAAACGAGCTACGGCATTTCGTTAATTCTTTACGCGACGGCTCGCCCATGCTTTCCAGCGGTGAAGAAAGCCTCGAGCGCATGCGTCTCATCGAGGCAATGTACGAATCAGCCCAGCGTGGAAAAGAGGTTGCCCTGTGA
- the bamD gene encoding outer membrane protein assembly factor BamD has product MLNRLFIPSFVFIFFACGGNKARPNMPTEERFAYAMKLFKDKDYFEARTQFRIVILNAPGNTLVDQAQFYLAECHFHMHEFLLAASEYERLLKLYPRSTFLDDAQYKLALCYDKQSPKSDLDQKYTYKAIEEFQRFLEDFPTSELVEDVEKRLFAARTKLAKKEFDTGNLYRKMALCESAIYSFDDVLNHYYDSQYAEPALFYKGECSFKLERWDEAKTALEALLEKFPKSSFASQAKDMLNQISRSASTNGKEKH; this is encoded by the coding sequence ATGTTAAACCGCCTGTTTATTCCAAGCTTTGTTTTCATTTTTTTTGCCTGTGGCGGCAACAAAGCGCGGCCGAATATGCCGACCGAAGAGCGTTTTGCTTATGCCATGAAGTTGTTCAAAGACAAAGATTATTTTGAGGCGCGAACGCAATTTCGCATCGTCATCCTGAATGCGCCCGGCAACACCCTGGTCGATCAGGCGCAATTTTATTTGGCGGAATGTCATTTTCACATGCATGAATTCCTTCTCGCCGCTTCGGAATATGAACGTCTGCTCAAACTCTACCCGCGCAGCACGTTTTTGGATGATGCGCAATACAAACTGGCGCTATGTTACGACAAGCAGTCGCCGAAATCCGATCTTGACCAGAAATATACGTACAAGGCCATTGAAGAATTCCAGCGCTTTTTGGAAGATTTTCCGACCAGCGAATTAGTCGAAGATGTTGAAAAAAGGCTTTTCGCGGCGCGCACCAAGCTGGCGAAAAAAGAATTTGACACCGGCAATCTCTACCGTAAAATGGCATTATGTGAATCCGCGATTTATTCCTTTGACGACGTGTTGAACCATTATTACGACAGCCAATATGCGGAGCCGGCGCTTTTTTATAAAGGCGAATGTTCGTTCAAACTGGAACGCTGGGATGAGGCCAAAACAGCGCTCGAAGCGCTTCTGGAAAAATTTCCCAAGAGTTCGTTCGCTTCGCAGGCCAAAGACATGCTCAACCAAATTTCCCGCAGTGCCAGCACCAACGGCAAAGAAAAGCATTGA
- a CDS encoding bifunctional (p)ppGpp synthetase/guanosine-3',5'-bis(diphosphate) 3'-pyrophosphohydrolase: MDTKDYEKTFRWIVRKLRRYSHHTVDIDLLTRAYHFAEEAHRDQLRKSGAPYFEHCLEVAKILCDLRLDYFTIAGGLLHDVVEDTGVKITEVEEKFGRDIAVLVDGVTKISELKFDSLEARQAENFRKMLLSMVKDIRVILIKFADRLHNMRTIEYLPEKKRLRIAIETRDVYAPLAHRLGIAKIRWELEDLALKTLSPKTYWELVQKIAEKREEREAYIRRVTTPIRKELKQAGVIAKITGRPKHFFSIYQKMLRQEKTFEEVYDLSAIRIITKRVEECYFALGIVHSLFTPIQERFKDYIATPKSNMYQSLHTTVIGPGGKMIEIQIRTEDMHRTAEEGIAAHWRYKEGNQKNDELDEHLVWLRQMIDWQYDTSDPQEFMENLRIDLFQEEVFVFTPKGDLIKLPVGSTPVDFAFAVHTKIGMHCLGAKVNGKIVPLNHKLHSGDSIEIITGANQKPNPDWIKFVRTSKARSKIKKWIKESMLEQSQKLGEEILNRQFKQLHLKKDEVDLKSIAQSFGLGEAADLFSAVGRGDLSPQQIINRLSPEKHQPERKEENFIKKFLNRARGSARGVRVQGIDNLLIHFGKCCQPVPGDRILGFVTQGQGVVIHRSDCKNILKLMENPERNIEVEWDVEQNKRFMVRLHMLGEDRKNFLRDVSESISQTDTNIVSVEMRAQDSLVHSNIIIEVENLQHLTRVINKISKVNGVINVERLDGTGEPVADH; this comes from the coding sequence ATGGATACAAAAGATTATGAAAAAACTTTTCGCTGGATTGTGCGCAAGCTGCGGCGATACAGTCATCACACGGTCGATATCGATTTGTTGACGCGCGCGTATCATTTTGCCGAGGAGGCGCATAGAGATCAACTCCGCAAATCGGGTGCGCCGTATTTCGAGCATTGCCTCGAGGTCGCCAAAATTCTCTGCGACCTTCGCCTGGATTATTTCACCATCGCCGGCGGCTTGTTGCACGACGTGGTGGAAGACACCGGCGTCAAGATTACCGAAGTCGAAGAAAAGTTTGGCCGCGATATTGCGGTTTTGGTGGACGGCGTCACCAAAATCTCCGAGTTGAAATTCGACAGCCTCGAAGCGCGGCAGGCGGAAAATTTCCGCAAGATGCTGTTGTCGATGGTGAAAGACATCCGTGTCATTTTGATCAAATTTGCCGACCGGCTGCACAACATGCGCACCATCGAATATTTACCGGAAAAGAAACGCCTGCGCATCGCCATTGAAACCCGCGACGTCTATGCGCCGTTGGCGCATCGTCTTGGCATTGCCAAAATCCGGTGGGAGCTTGAAGATTTGGCGCTGAAAACGCTGTCGCCCAAAACCTACTGGGAATTGGTGCAGAAGATCGCTGAAAAACGTGAAGAGCGTGAGGCCTACATTCGGCGGGTGACAACGCCGATACGAAAAGAGCTCAAACAAGCCGGCGTCATCGCCAAAATCACCGGCCGACCGAAGCATTTTTTCAGCATCTACCAAAAGATGTTGCGCCAGGAAAAAACATTCGAGGAAGTTTATGATCTTTCAGCGATTCGCATCATCACCAAACGGGTTGAAGAGTGCTATTTCGCCCTCGGCATCGTGCACAGCCTGTTTACGCCGATTCAGGAACGTTTTAAAGATTATATCGCAACACCCAAATCCAACATGTATCAATCGCTGCACACCACGGTGATCGGGCCGGGCGGCAAAATGATCGAGATTCAGATTCGCACCGAAGATATGCACCGCACGGCAGAGGAGGGCATTGCCGCGCACTGGCGGTATAAGGAAGGCAACCAGAAAAATGACGAGCTTGACGAGCATCTGGTGTGGCTGCGGCAGATGATCGATTGGCAATACGACACCAGCGATCCGCAGGAGTTCATGGAGAACCTGCGCATCGACTTGTTTCAAGAGGAAGTTTTTGTTTTTACACCAAAAGGCGATCTGATCAAATTGCCGGTCGGCAGCACGCCGGTTGATTTTGCCTTTGCGGTGCATACCAAGATCGGCATGCATTGCCTCGGCGCCAAAGTCAACGGCAAGATTGTCCCGCTCAATCACAAGCTGCACAGCGGCGATTCCATCGAGATCATCACCGGCGCCAATCAAAAGCCGAATCCGGATTGGATTAAATTCGTCCGTACCTCCAAGGCCCGCTCCAAAATCAAAAAATGGATCAAAGAATCCATGCTGGAGCAAAGCCAGAAGCTGGGTGAAGAAATTTTGAACCGGCAATTCAAACAGTTGCACCTCAAGAAGGATGAAGTCGATCTCAAATCCATTGCGCAGAGTTTTGGCTTGGGCGAGGCAGCCGATCTTTTCAGCGCCGTCGGCCGCGGCGATCTTTCGCCCCAGCAGATCATCAATCGCCTTTCTCCGGAAAAACACCAGCCTGAACGAAAAGAGGAAAATTTCATCAAGAAATTTCTCAATCGCGCGCGCGGTTCGGCCAGGGGAGTGCGGGTTCAGGGCATTGATAATCTGCTGATCCACTTCGGCAAATGCTGCCAGCCGGTGCCGGGAGATCGCATTCTCGGCTTCGTGACGCAAGGCCAGGGCGTGGTGATTCATCGCAGCGATTGCAAAAATATTCTCAAGCTGATGGAGAATCCGGAGCGCAACATCGAGGTGGAATGGGATGTCGAGCAAAACAAGCGGTTCATGGTTCGTCTGCACATGCTCGGCGAAGATCGCAAGAATTTTCTGCGTGATGTGAGCGAGTCGATCTCGCAAACCGACACCAACATCGTGAGCGTCGAAATGCGCGCGCAGGATTCGCTGGTGCACAGCAATATCATCATCGAAGTCGAAAACTTGCAGCATTTAACCCGCGTGATCAATAAAATCAGCAAGGTCAACGGCGTGATCAATGTCGAGCGGCTTGACGGAACCGGCGAGCCGGTTGCCGATCATTAA
- a CDS encoding TIGR00282 family metallophosphoesterase — protein MNENFVTVLFIADIFGKPGLTITAQLLPGLREKYQPDLIVANGENGADGKGQNERVAQQFFDLGIDVVTGGNHIWDNAGVYKVWHKEQHVLRPANYPPGNAGRGSIVVQARNGVSIGVINLQGRTYMYPIDCPFRAADEILRHLNRKTRIVLIDFHAEATAEKMAFAWYLDGRVSAIIGTHTHVPTADERVLPGGTAYITDAGMTGPYDSVIGMRKEIAIKRFMRQIPFHFEPAEGDVRLCAVVIKIDRQTGKAWHIERLFLQ, from the coding sequence ATGAATGAAAATTTTGTCACCGTTCTTTTTATTGCCGATATTTTTGGCAAACCCGGGTTGACCATCACGGCGCAATTGCTTCCCGGGTTGCGCGAAAAGTATCAACCGGATTTGATCGTGGCGAATGGTGAAAACGGAGCGGACGGTAAAGGCCAGAACGAAAGAGTCGCCCAACAGTTCTTTGATTTAGGCATCGACGTGGTTACAGGCGGCAATCACATTTGGGACAATGCCGGGGTTTACAAAGTTTGGCACAAAGAGCAGCACGTCTTGCGTCCGGCGAACTATCCCCCGGGCAACGCCGGGCGCGGCTCAATCGTGGTGCAGGCCAGGAACGGCGTTTCCATCGGGGTGATCAATCTGCAAGGCCGGACGTATATGTATCCGATTGATTGCCCGTTTCGCGCCGCGGATGAGATTTTACGCCATCTCAATCGCAAGACGAGAATTGTATTGATCGATTTTCATGCCGAAGCCACGGCTGAGAAGATGGCCTTCGCGTGGTATCTGGATGGCCGCGTCAGCGCGATAATCGGAACGCATACGCACGTGCCGACGGCGGACGAGCGTGTTCTTCCCGGCGGCACGGCATACATTACGGACGCCGGCATGACCGGCCCTTATGATTCCGTGATCGGCATGAGAAAAGAAATTGCCATCAAACGTTTCATGCGGCAAATACCGTTTCACTTCGAGCCGGCGGAAGGTGATGTACGGCTCTGCGCGGTAGTAATTAAAATTGATCGGCAAACGGGAAAAGCGTGGCATATTGAAAGGTTGTTTTTGCAGTAA
- a CDS encoding tetratricopeptide repeat protein, with amino-acid sequence MSPHTAKKLISAKISFAEIRHFDPEIQQILSSSSTPTGLKDYLYRRYGNNGGVDILVNGEAAELRWILPRVLPEAESLHKEALTHARQRDFRPAITKWTQALSLNPHDPDYYFNLGIAFFESKNYKEAVENLQKAISICPIYYRAHLILGTVLLKIRRFAEAEHHLKESVFFNPRNALAHLNLGAVHSILKKYQEGIFSFQRAIELSPNEIRAYFGMAKIYSIVGDTENANQYYRKVIELDSKGILANHAKRGIVAVKEPTAYSSAASVDLETLYSRGYNAFLFSDYQLAVEMYQQYVQRKPEDDYVWSALGAALLRAGQPQPAANAFERAVKINTTKALYYKQLALAYDALNRSEDVIRMLEKAKALGKSDSVMLGLLGKNLIKLNQITEALTPLEQAVKLSKSNLMAQYYLAVVLIRLNRLDNAMMYLDNVLTARINTPLKEEAQKLLARLHG; translated from the coding sequence ATGAGCCCGCACACGGCTAAAAAACTGATCTCTGCCAAAATCAGTTTCGCTGAGATTCGCCACTTCGATCCCGAAATTCAACAAATTTTATCTTCGAGTTCGACGCCCACCGGCCTGAAAGATTATCTTTATCGGCGGTATGGCAACAATGGCGGCGTCGATATTCTGGTCAACGGCGAAGCCGCGGAATTGCGGTGGATTTTGCCGCGGGTTTTGCCGGAAGCGGAATCGCTGCACAAAGAGGCGTTGACGCATGCCCGTCAACGCGATTTCAGGCCGGCGATCACGAAGTGGACGCAAGCGCTGTCGCTCAATCCGCATGATCCGGATTATTATTTTAATCTCGGCATCGCTTTTTTTGAAAGCAAAAATTATAAGGAGGCGGTTGAGAATCTTCAGAAAGCCATCTCCATTTGTCCGATCTACTACCGCGCCCATTTGATTTTGGGGACGGTTCTCCTGAAAATCCGCAGGTTCGCCGAGGCGGAACATCATTTGAAAGAAAGCGTTTTTTTCAACCCGCGCAACGCCTTGGCGCATTTGAATCTCGGCGCGGTGCACAGCATTCTCAAAAAATATCAAGAAGGCATTTTCAGCTTTCAGCGCGCGATCGAGCTCTCGCCGAATGAAATTCGCGCCTACTTTGGCATGGCCAAGATTTATTCAATTGTTGGCGATACAGAGAATGCAAATCAGTATTACCGCAAAGTCATTGAGCTGGACAGTAAAGGCATTTTGGCCAATCACGCCAAACGCGGCATCGTGGCGGTGAAAGAGCCGACCGCATATTCGAGCGCCGCCTCAGTGGATTTGGAAACCTTATACTCACGCGGCTACAACGCCTTTCTTTTCTCCGATTATCAACTTGCCGTTGAGATGTACCAGCAATATGTCCAGCGCAAACCGGAAGATGATTACGTCTGGTCGGCCTTGGGTGCCGCCTTGTTGCGCGCCGGGCAGCCGCAACCGGCGGCCAACGCTTTCGAGCGTGCCGTCAAAATCAACACGACAAAAGCGTTGTATTACAAACAACTCGCTTTGGCGTATGATGCGCTAAACCGATCCGAAGATGTCATTCGCATGCTTGAAAAAGCCAAAGCGCTGGGAAAAAGCGACAGTGTTATGTTGGGACTTTTGGGAAAAAATCTCATCAAATTGAATCAAATCACCGAAGCGTTGACGCCGCTCGAGCAAGCCGTCAAATTGAGCAAATCAAATTTGATGGCGCAATATTATTTGGCCGTGGTTTTAATTCGATTAAACCGGCTTGACAATGCCATGATGTATTTGGACAATGTTTTAACGGCGCGAATCAATACGCCACTAAAGGAAGAGGCGCAAAAATTGTTGGCGCGTTTGCACGGCTAA
- a CDS encoding integration host factor subunit beta, with protein sequence MKSTITKKDVAKRTAKIVGEKIYLTEKIVDGVFTALREFMEAANPEVRIEIRDFGVFEVKTTKPKPKARNPKTGEIIYVPARRKTHFKAGKMLKEVLKQPLTDIKPRPDIMEGLDDDEWQEEWDEEAGITAPKAPESAAQN encoded by the coding sequence ATGAAAAGCACGATCACAAAAAAAGATGTCGCCAAACGAACCGCTAAAATCGTTGGCGAAAAAATTTATCTCACCGAAAAAATAGTGGACGGCGTCTTCACGGCGCTGCGCGAATTTATGGAAGCGGCCAATCCCGAAGTCCGCATCGAAATTCGGGATTTCGGCGTGTTTGAAGTGAAAACGACGAAGCCGAAACCGAAAGCACGCAATCCCAAAACCGGCGAGATTATTTACGTGCCGGCTCGACGTAAAACTCATTTCAAAGCTGGAAAAATGTTGAAAGAAGTGTTGAAGCAGCCGTTGACCGACATCAAGCCGCGCCCCGACATCATGGAAGGTTTGGACGACGACGAGTGGCAGGAAGAGTGGGACGAAGAGGCGGGGATAACCGCGCCAAAGGCGCCGGAAAGCGCGGCGCAAAATTAA
- the ruvX gene encoding Holliday junction resolvase RuvX, whose protein sequence is MPFDALDTPRQESNMTPPAGLAGRILAVDFGLKRAGLAISDPMQIIATGLETLQYKSRRALVQRLVAIIRENEVVRLVIGLPRHMDGSEGEMAKQARDLMREIEARVSIPIVAWDERLSSVQAERALREMGISSRTTRRGGVDRMAAVFILQSYLDSLKRMHLKTN, encoded by the coding sequence GTGCCATTCGACGCTTTGGACACGCCTCGTCAAGAAAGCAACATGACGCCGCCGGCAGGTCTTGCCGGCCGTATTTTGGCCGTTGACTTCGGCTTGAAACGAGCCGGCTTGGCGATCAGCGATCCGATGCAAATTATCGCAACGGGCTTGGAGACCCTGCAATACAAATCCCGCCGGGCGTTGGTGCAGCGCCTCGTCGCCATAATTCGCGAAAATGAAGTCGTTCGCCTGGTGATTGGGCTGCCGCGCCACATGGATGGCAGCGAAGGCGAGATGGCGAAACAGGCGCGTGACTTGATGCGTGAAATCGAGGCGCGGGTGTCGATCCCAATCGTAGCTTGGGACGAACGCCTGTCTTCGGTGCAAGCCGAACGCGCGCTGCGTGAAATGGGCATCTCGTCGCGCACAACCAGACGCGGCGGGGTTGATCGCATGGCGGCAGTTTTTATTTTGCAGAGCTACCTTGATAGTTTGAAACGAATGCACCTGAAGACAAATTGA
- the nadD gene encoding nicotinate-nucleotide adenylyltransferase has translation MRIGLYGGTFDPVHLGHLIVAEQARLELQLQRVFFVLTPNPPHKPAVTISPVTHRLNMLKLALSDHPQFEISTVELERPGVSYTVDTLRRFRAMPELAGAEFFLIIGADSMLELKNWREPQAITHLAKLAVYLRPGLDLTRVEQEFLQQTHVIGGPQVEISATDIRERCGRGVSIRYLVPESVRNYIFENGLYQT, from the coding sequence ATGCGTATCGGTCTTTATGGCGGCACGTTCGATCCCGTACATTTGGGACATCTGATTGTTGCGGAACAAGCGCGCCTCGAGCTTCAGTTGCAGCGTGTTTTTTTTGTGCTCACGCCGAATCCCCCCCATAAACCAGCGGTGACAATTTCGCCTGTCACCCATCGTTTGAACATGCTTAAACTCGCCTTGAGCGATCACCCCCAGTTTGAGATTTCCACCGTCGAGCTGGAACGCCCCGGCGTTTCGTACACTGTTGATACGCTGCGGCGATTTCGCGCGATGCCAGAATTAGCTGGCGCCGAATTTTTCCTGATCATCGGCGCTGATAGTATGTTGGAGCTGAAAAACTGGCGCGAGCCGCAGGCCATTACTCATCTGGCCAAACTTGCCGTGTATTTGCGGCCCGGTCTTGATTTGACTCGTGTCGAGCAGGAGTTTTTGCAGCAAACACATGTAATCGGCGGGCCACAAGTGGAAATATCGGCGACTGATATTCGCGAACGGTGCGGTCGCGGCGTCTCAATTCGTTATCTTGTCCCCGAGAGTGTGAGAAATTATATTTTCGAAAATGGTCTTTATCAAACTTAG
- a CDS encoding bifunctional 5,10-methylene-tetrahydrofolate dehydrogenase/5,10-methylene-tetrahydrofolate cyclohydrolase, which produces MIAQIIDGKKIAVTIQQELRGRIQKLKERGITPGLAAVLVGDNPASAIYVQSKTQKCRELGLFSETIRLPQETSENTLLQRLHALNADARIHGILVQLPLPKQIRERAVIETIAPEKDVDGFHPVNRGRLQMGEETFVPCTPAGVHEMILRSGFATNGQHVVILGRSQIVGLPLALLLAQKNPNANATVTICHSATKDLAGLTSRADILVAAIGRANFVTADMVRSGAVVIDVGINRVDDPSSPKGYRVVGDVDFERVGERAAAITPVPGGVGPMTIMMLMQNTVLAAERIAEVT; this is translated from the coding sequence GTGATTGCACAAATCATCGACGGAAAAAAAATCGCCGTGACCATTCAGCAGGAACTGCGTGGAAGAATACAGAAGCTCAAGGAAAGAGGAATTACGCCGGGGCTGGCGGCGGTTCTGGTCGGCGACAATCCGGCGTCGGCGATTTACGTACAGTCGAAAACCCAAAAATGCCGGGAACTTGGCTTGTTCTCTGAAACCATTCGGCTGCCGCAGGAGACGAGTGAAAATACACTCTTGCAACGTTTGCACGCATTAAATGCCGATGCCCGTATACATGGAATTCTGGTACAACTGCCGCTGCCCAAACAAATCCGCGAGCGCGCCGTGATCGAAACCATCGCCCCCGAGAAAGATGTCGATGGCTTCCATCCGGTGAATCGCGGCCGCCTGCAAATGGGCGAAGAGACGTTTGTACCATGCACGCCGGCCGGGGTGCACGAAATGATTTTGCGCAGCGGCTTTGCAACGAATGGCCAACACGTGGTGATTCTCGGACGCAGTCAAATCGTTGGCTTGCCGCTGGCATTGTTGTTGGCGCAAAAAAATCCGAACGCCAATGCCACCGTCACCATTTGCCATTCGGCAACCAAAGATTTGGCCGGTCTCACTTCGCGGGCGGATATTCTCGTGGCGGCGATCGGGCGCGCCAATTTTGTCACGGCCGACATGGTTCGCTCAGGCGCCGTTGTCATTGACGTTGGCATCAATCGCGTTGATGATCCGAGTTCACCCAAAGGGTATCGCGTGGTTGGTGATGTGGATTTTGAAAGGGTGGGGGAGAGGGCGGCGGCGATTACGCCGGTTCCTGGCGGTGTCGGCCCGATGACGATTATGATGTTGATGCAAAATACCGTGCTTGCCGCAGAGCGCATAGCAGAAGTAACGTAG
- the lnt gene encoding apolipoprotein N-acyltransferase, whose amino-acid sequence MRRNLGLTLLSAFALTFAFPPFKLGFLAYWAVIPFLMLLENKNTGEAFRWGYLLGLIFSIATLYWISWTTLPGAISTILVHPLYYALFAILILPMRRLWPSGYLLAVPFVWTAIEYLKSIGDLGFPWLTLGYTQTYYLRLIQYASFTSVYGVSFWIVSLNVLLLALWRFRENKRWVIGLSFILILFFVTPYLYSLAVMPHTEEPKEQIRIGMVQGNVDPYQKWEKDFVEENFRIFESLSRRTAPNRPEVVIWPETATPTWLLHRPEHLNRVRALAAEIGAPILTGIPDYVFLNDKDYRTFNSAALIYGDKREIPTYAKRHLVPFGERVPFEDDIPFFKDWLAKLEMGEGNWSPGSEIKLFELSGTMANGQNSSVKQLAAIICFESIFPEEVAAFVRRGADLLVVITNDAWFGRPDVPFWLSGGIYQHAQIAIFRAIENRISIARCANTGMTMTIDPYGRTRKYAPLFAEAVLEDGLPLRHETTFFTRHGHVFAHSISIVALACVAVARLRAKPGQAQPPITIKSKRRVSRS is encoded by the coding sequence ATGCGACGGAATTTAGGCTTGACATTGCTCTCGGCTTTTGCCTTGACCTTCGCGTTTCCGCCCTTCAAACTCGGCTTTTTAGCCTATTGGGCCGTGATTCCCTTTTTGATGCTTTTGGAAAATAAAAATACCGGCGAGGCGTTTCGATGGGGTTATCTGCTCGGCTTGATCTTTAGTATCGCGACCTTGTATTGGATAAGCTGGACGACGCTTCCCGGCGCCATCTCGACCATTCTGGTGCACCCACTTTATTACGCGCTCTTCGCCATTCTCATCCTGCCGATGCGGCGCTTGTGGCCGAGCGGTTATTTGCTGGCGGTGCCTTTTGTTTGGACCGCGATTGAATATCTCAAATCCATCGGCGATCTCGGCTTCCCATGGCTGACGCTGGGTTACACGCAAACGTATTATCTGCGTTTGATTCAATACGCCTCCTTCACCAGCGTTTACGGCGTGTCGTTTTGGATTGTGAGTCTCAATGTCTTGTTGCTCGCCTTGTGGCGCTTTCGGGAAAATAAGCGTTGGGTGATTGGTTTGTCCTTCATTTTAATTTTGTTCTTTGTCACGCCTTATTTATACAGTCTCGCGGTTATGCCGCACACGGAAGAACCGAAAGAGCAAATTCGTATCGGCATGGTACAAGGCAATGTCGACCCCTATCAAAAATGGGAAAAAGATTTCGTCGAAGAAAATTTCAGAATCTTCGAATCGCTTTCACGCCGGACGGCGCCAAACAGACCGGAGGTCGTTATTTGGCCTGAGACCGCGACACCGACTTGGCTGTTACATCGTCCCGAACATTTAAACCGCGTGCGTGCACTGGCCGCCGAGATTGGCGCGCCAATTTTGACGGGAATTCCCGACTATGTCTTTCTCAACGACAAAGATTATCGCACTTTTAATTCCGCGGCGCTGATTTATGGCGATAAACGGGAAATTCCAACGTATGCCAAGAGGCATTTGGTGCCCTTTGGCGAGCGAGTCCCTTTCGAGGACGATATTCCTTTTTTCAAAGATTGGCTCGCCAAATTGGAGATGGGGGAAGGGAACTGGTCGCCTGGTTCGGAAATTAAACTGTTTGAGCTGAGCGGAACGATGGCTAATGGCCAAAATTCCTCAGTGAAGCAACTCGCTGCCATCATCTGTTTTGAATCCATCTTTCCCGAAGAAGTGGCAGCGTTCGTGCGCCGAGGTGCCGATTTGCTGGTGGTGATCACCAACGATGCCTGGTTTGGCCGTCCGGATGTGCCTTTTTGGTTGAGCGGCGGCATTTATCAACATGCGCAAATCGCCATTTTTCGCGCCATCGAGAATCGCATCAGCATTGCGCGCTGCGCCAATACCGGCATGACCATGACGATTGACCCTTACGGTCGAACCCGCAAATATGCACCGCTTTTTGCCGAAGCCGTGCTCGAAGATGGGCTGCCATTGCGGCACGAAACCACGTTTTTTACTCGGCACGGCCACGTCTTTGCTCATTCTATTTCAATTGTCGCGCTTGCCTGTGTGGCTGTGGCGAGGTTGCGCGCCAAGCCTGGCCAGGCGCAGCCGCCGATCACGATCAAATCCAAACGTCGTGTCTCGCGATCATAA